The following proteins come from a genomic window of Crassostrea angulata isolate pt1a10 chromosome 1, ASM2561291v2, whole genome shotgun sequence:
- the LOC128166532 gene encoding uncharacterized protein LOC128166532: MAGSSSNNENAMEQSCSHNQPSATITRPTEFVSLNQDDANDYAIDSFDFSYLDSLNSLSHVGVDPKIAFKDAFESILLMIIDWITGPKIGTGLGKAVNAAVSVKSCKETMDEIAKRYNRPENCTYLKVPRVNKEIWDAMNKNAHSSDLALQEIPKYMAHGLIPIVSLADQLANSKDLDVQKTKSMLSDSISLLGYGFYNLSMKRRNELKLHELFKSSIQESSDIPVTEQLFGDNCTTKLKDMGDMNKHSLSSLKGQSSEGWTRLPTAKPIPKLPRVPTIQTSWRQTMLQTRGISQSVQ; this comes from the exons ATGGCGGGCAGTTCTAGCAATAATGAAAATGCTATGGAACAAAGTTGTAGTCATAATCAACCAAGTGCAACTATTACGAGACCTACAGAGTTTGTTAGTCTTAATCAGGATGATGCAAATGATTATGCTATAGATAGTTTTGATTTTAGTTATCTTGATTCCCTTAACAGTTTATCCCATGTAGGTGTTGATCCCAAAATAGCATTTAAAGACGCATTTGAA TCAATTCTGTTGATGATTATTGATTGGATTACTGGTCCAAAAATAGGGACTGGTTTGGGTAAGGCTGTAAATGCAGCTGTTTCTGTTAAGTCTTGCAAAGAAACAATGGATGAAATAGCTAAACGGTATAATAGGCCCGAAAATTGTACTTACCTCAAAGTTCCCAGGGTAAACAAAGAAATCTGGGATGCAATGAACAAAAATGCACATTCATCCGACCTTGCCTTACAAGAAATACCAAAATATATGGCGCATGGGTTAATTCCCATTGTTTCCCTAGCAGATCAGCTGGCAAATAGCAAAGATTTGGATGTTCAGAAAACAAAGTCCATGCTGTCCGACTCCATTAGTCTGTTAGGGTATGGGTTTTATAATTTATCAATGAAACGCAGAAATGAAttaaagctgcatg AATTGTTTAAATCCTCGATACAGGAAAGTTCAGATATTCCTGTTACAGAACAATTGTTTGGAGATAACTGTACGACCAAACTGAAAGATATGGGTGACATGAACAAACATTCTTTAAGTTCTCTCAAGGGTCAGAGTTCAGAGGGTTGGACAAGGTTACCAACAGCAAAACCAATACCAAAGTTACCAAGGGTACCAACAATACAGACCTCGTGGAGGCAGACCATGTTACAAACGAGGGGGATATCTCAGTCAGTTCAATAG